One region of Eubalaena glacialis isolate mEubGla1 chromosome 6, mEubGla1.1.hap2.+ XY, whole genome shotgun sequence genomic DNA includes:
- the LOC133093653 gene encoding protein BEX2-like, protein MENANQENEKKDEKEQDANKREPLALPLEAGEYRVPRGNPRQFHVRQPILQYIWDTTQRLGEPQARMRQENMERIGEEVRELMEKLREKQSAGS, encoded by the exons atgGAAAATGCCAACCAGGAGAatgaaaaaaaggatgaaaaggaaCAAGATGCTAATAAAAGAGAGCCTTTGGCCCTCCCTTTGGAAGCTGGTGAATATCGTGTACCTAGAGGAAA TCCTAGGCAGTTCCATGTTAGGCAGCCCATCCTGCAGTATATATGGGACACAACTCAGAGGCTTGGAGAACCACAGGCAAGGATGAGACAGGAGAACATGGAAAGGattggggaggaggtgagggagctgaTGGAAAAGCTGAGGGAAAAGCAGTCTGCGGGCAGTTAG